Proteins from a single region of Drosophila biarmipes strain raj3 chromosome 3R, RU_DBia_V1.1, whole genome shotgun sequence:
- the LOC108027307 gene encoding protein transport protein Sec23A isoform X2 — protein sequence MTTYEEFIQQNEDRDGVRLTWNVWPSSRIEASRLVVPLACLYQPLKERPDLPPIQYEPVLCTRSNCRAILNPLCQVDYRAKLWVCNFCFQRNPFPPQYAAISEQHQPAELIPGFSTIEYTITRAPTMPPVFIFLVDTCMDEEELDALKDSLQMSLSLLPPNALVGLITFGKMIQVHELGAEGCSKSYVFRGTKDLTAKQVQDMLGIGRGAAPGPQQQQQLPGQPAGAAAPVPPAHRFLQPIGQCDAALGDLLSELQRDPWPVPQGKRYLRSTGAALSIAVGLLECTYPNTGGRIMTFVGGPCSQGPGQVVDDELKHPIRSHHDIHKDNVRFMKKAIKHYDALALRAATNGHSVDIYSCALDQTGLLEMKQLCNSTGGHMVMGDSFNSSLFKQTFQRVFARDGRNDLKMAFNATLEVKCSRELKISGGIGSCVSLNVKSPSVSDVEIGMGNTVQWKLCTLNPSSTVAYFFEVVNQHAAPIPQGGRGCIQFITQYQHPSGQRRIRVTTLARNWADATSNVHHISAGFDQEAAAVLMARMVVYRAETDEGPDILRWVDRQLIRLCQKFGEYSKDDPNSFRLSQNFSLFPQFMYHLRRSQFLQVFNNSPDETTFYRHMLMREDLTQSLIMIQPILYSYSFNGPPEPVLLDTASIQADRILLMDTFFQILIYHGETIAQWRALKYQDMPEYENFKQLLQAPVDDAQEILQTRFPMPRYIDTEHGGSQARFLLSKVNPSQTHNNMYAYGQDGGAPVLTDDVSLQLFMEHLKKLAVSTTT from the exons ATGACCACCTACGAGGAGTTCATCCAGCAGAACGAGGACCGCGACGGGGTGCGTCTGACGTGGAATGTGTGGCCCTCGAGTCGCATCGAAGCCAGTCGGCTGGTCGTGCCCCTTGCCTGTCTTTACCAACCGCTGAAGGAGCGCCCCGACCTACCGCCCATCCAATACGAGCCGGTCCTCTGCACCAGGAGCAACTGCAGGGCCATCCTAAACCCCCTGTGCCAGGTTGACTACCGGGCCAAGTTGTGGGTGTGCAACTTCTGCTTCCAGCGCAACCCG TTTCCCCCTCAATATGCGGCCATATCCGAGCAGCACCAGCCGGCGGAGTTGATTCCAGGATTCAGTACCATTGAGTACACCATCACCCGGGCGCCGACCATGCCGCCGGTCTTCATTTTCCTGGTGGACACCTGCATGGATGAGGAGGAGCTGGACGCCCTGAAGGACTCACTGCAAATGTCTCTGAGTCTGCTACCGCCCAATGCGCTCGTGGGTCTGATAACCTTTGGCAAAATGATACAGGTGCACGAGCTGGGCGCCGAGGGCTGCTCCAAGAGCTATGTGTTCCGCGGCACCAAGGATCTGACCGCCAAGCAGGTCCAGGACATGCTCGGAATAGGGCGCGGGGCGGCTCCGGGaccgcagcaacagcagcagctgcccGGCCAGCCGGCTGGAGCTGCGGCCCCTGTGCCGCCCGCTCATCGGTTCCTGCAGCCGATCGGCCAGTGCGACGCGGCTCTGGGCGATCTGCTCAGTGAGCTGCAGCGCGACCCATGGCCGGTGCCGCAGGGCAAGCGCTACCTGCGCTCCACGGGCGCCGCACTGTCGATTGCGGTGGGTCTGTTGGAGTGCACCTACCCGAACACGGGAGGTCGCATCATGACATTCGTGGGTGGTCCTTGCTCCCAGGGCCCCGGCCAGGTGGTCGACGACGAGCTGAAGCACCCGATCCGTTCGCATCACGACATCCACAAGGACAATGTGCGGTTCATGAAAAAGGCCATCAAGCACTACGACGCCTTGGCCCTGAGGGCTGCCACCAATGGGCATAGTGTCGACATATACTCTTGCGCCCTGGATCAAACCGGCTTGCTGGAAATGAAGCAGCTGTGCAACTCAACTGGCGGCCACATGGTCATGGGAGACTCGTTCAACTCATCGCTCTTCAAGCAAACATTCCAACGCGTTTTCGCACGTGATGGCCGCAACGATTTGAAGATGGCTTTCAATGCCACGCTGGAGGTGAAGTGCTCGCGCGAGCTGAAGATCTCCGGTGGGATCGGCTCGTGTGTGTCGCTGAATGTGAAGAGCCCGTCGGTGTCGGATGTGGAGATCGGCATGGGCAATACGGTGCAGTGGAAGCTGTGCACGCTGAATCCCAGCTCCACGGTGGCCTACTTCTTTGAGGTAGTCAACCAGCATGCAGCCCCCATTCCGCAGGGCGGCCGTGGCTGCATACAGTTCATTACACAGTACCAGCACCCAAGTGGCCAGCGGCGAATCCGAGTCACCACGCTGGCTAGAAA CTGGGCAGATGCCACCTCGAACGTACACCACATCAGCGCCGGCTTTGACCAGGAGGCTGCCGCCGTGCTGATGGCCCGGATGGTAGTCTACCGTGCGGAGACGGACGAAGGACCAGACATTCTGCGCTGGGTCGATCGTCAGCTGATTCGCCTG TGCCAAAAGTTCGGCGAGTACTcgaaggacgaccccaacagctTCCGGCTGTCGCAGAACTTCAGCCTGTTCCCGCAATTCATGTACCACCTTCGCCGCTCGCAGTTCCTGCAGGTCTTCAACAACTCGCCCGACGAGACCACATTCTACCGACACATGCTGATGCGCGAGGACCTCACCCAATCGCTGATCATGATCCAGCCGATCCTCTACAGCTACTCGTTCAATGGCCCACCGGAGCCGGTCCTCCTCGACACGGCTTCGATCCAGGCGGATCGCATCCTGCTGATGGACACGTTCTTCCAGATCCTGATCTATCACGGCGAGACAATCGCCCAGTGGCGGGCCCTCAAGTACCAGGACATGCCTGAGTATGAAAACTTCAAGCAGCTTCTTCAAGCGCCGGTAGACGATGCCCAGGAAATCCTCCAGACCCGCTTCCCCATGCCCCGCTACATCGACACGGAGCACGGTGGATCCCAGGCCCGCTTCCTGCTCTCCAAGGTCAATCCTTCGCAGACGCACAACAACATGTACGCCTACGGACAG GATGGCGGTGCTCCAGTTCTCACGGATGACGTCTCGCTGCAGCTGTTCATGGAGCACCTTAAGAAGCTGGCCGTGTCCACCACCACATAA
- the LOC108027308 gene encoding calcineurin B homologous protein 1, with protein sequence MGNKSSLFLRNEEIAQIQEETGFTPNQIERLYSRFTSLDRNDCGTLSREDLMRIPELAINPLCERIVHSFFAESNDDRVNFRQFMNVLAHFRPLRDNKQSKLNSREEKLKFAFKMYDLDDDGVISRDELLSILHMMVGANISQDQLVSIAERTILEADLCCQGKISFEDFCKALDRTDVDQKMSIRFLN encoded by the exons ATGGGCAATAAGTCGTCGCTATTCCTGCGGAACGAGGAGATCGCGCAGATCCAGGAGGAGACTGGCT tCACTCCCAACCAGATTGAGCGCCTGTACTCGCGCTTCACCTCGTTGGATCGCAACGACTGCGGAACTCTGTCCCGGGAGGATCTGATGCGCATCCCGGAGCTTGCCATCAACCCGCTGTGCGAGCGGATAGTGCACTCCTTCTTTGCCGAGAGCAACGACGATCGGGTGAACTTCCGGCAGTTCATGAACGTGTTGGCCCACTTCCGCCCGTTGAGGGATAACAAGCAGAGCAAGCTGAACAGCCGCGAGGAAAAGCTGAAGTTTGCCTTCAAGATGTACGACCTGGACGACGATGGTGTGATCAGCCGGGACGAGCTGCTGTCTATCCTGCACATGATGGTGGGCGCGAACATCAGCCAGGACCAGCTGGTGAGCATTGCGGAACGGACTATCCTGGAGGCGGATCTGTGCTGCCAGGGCAAGATCTCCTTCGAGGACTTCTGTAAAGCTCTGGACCGCACCGACGTGGACCAGAAGATGTCCATACGGTTTCTCAACTAG
- the LOC108027337 gene encoding gametogenetin-binding protein 2-like: protein MARLTKVYNTDDDDSGYVGRRNLPLVAGDKLMMLMDLNSKGLVIDSPTIRGRDLEEFSRKFKLLTEAERRQSLEIDSASFMAVLNQCVQCVGCRRRVERLFHQLTESGHRTLDPLELRPSATLGIVEEKLKTPQALGTLLYRHHEVLNNLLDNKLRNKTRCVLHSLDAFRAKPFSETWREVWSAMKSNCRNELTIIETKELHDVLENYLKKHKFCSGCRTKIERAYKILIGEISAKEKGYAAQLYVHIRKCVPDQHIHVSTNKIEFLDALIKRAEPEVNGSYSKLRERHAKTLEIAQEEVLTCVGMIMYERLRRIYVSLREEERACQVLAAVGVHALCRSFDTFVEQKQGISNLELLYQEISRAERAKQIKREQKKLKKKKKKDEKKNMLHRQCDDTEANESDEEVDDLEKEEIDQEEEETQEQHVELSDLGADDGIVIEAPLPEPEPEPTSKPTKSKPKKQAKKKKQKPAASQKAGNQKQMQPTASIQPLEDDQDHLDVASCISSSVAKTDAGEKCDECLAPMPNCPCEQDVRDSGYGSDPTSSVVSSPEGSEVSCSDGLCNHDGHDEDSDGLAARNSYVSDLLLYGHQSQLDHKFSLLQMWDDFDEYDDKDEESYYIPQDVVLAFKCHREQVQRQREQLRATLRANFERLCLQRGVQTQVQKSKRAPSALAGH, encoded by the exons ATGGCGAGACTCACAAAGGTCTACAACACGGACGACGACGACTCGGGTTACGTTGGCCGCAGGAATTTGCCCCTGGTGGCTGGCGATAAGTTAATG ATGCTCATGGACCTGAATAGCAAAGGACTGGTGATCGACAGCCCGACGATCCGCGGACGCGACCTGGAGGAGTTCTCGCGCAAATTCAAACTGCTCACAGAGGCCGAGCGCCGGCAGTCGCTGGAGATCGACAGCGCCAGCTTTATGGCGGTGCTCAACCAGTGTGTCCAGTGCGTTGGCTGCCGGAGACGCGTGGAGCGGCTTTTCCACCAACTAACCGAGTCTGGACATCGAACGCTCGATCCCCTGGAGCTGCGCCCCTCAGCCACCCTGGGCATTGTCGAAGAGAAGCTAAAAACTCCGCAGGCACTGGGCACGCTGCTCTACCGGCATCACGAGGTGCTCAACAACCTGCTGGACAACAAACTGCGCAACAAGACGCGCTGCGTGCTCCATTCGCTGGACGCCTTTCGTGCCAAACCCTTCTCGGAGACGTGGCGCGAAGTGTGGTCCGCCATGAAGAGCAACTGCCGCAACGAGCTGACTATCATCGAGACGAAGGAGCTCCACGACGTGCTCGAGAACTACCTGAAGAAGCACAAGTTCTGCTCTGGCTGCCGGACAAAG ATTGAGCGGGCCTACAAAATACTCATTGGCGAGATTTCGGCCAAGGAGAAGGGTTACGCGGCCCAGCTGTACGTCCATATCCGGAAGTGTGTGCCCGACCAGCACATCCACGTGAGCACCAACAAGATAGAGTTCCTGGACGCACTGATTAAGCGCGCCGAGCCAGAGGTTAATGGTAGCTACTCGAAACTGCGCGAGCGCCACGCGAAGACGCTGGAAATCGCTCAGGAAGAGGTCCTGACCTGCGTCGGCATGATTATGTATGAACGGCTGCGTCGCATCTACGTCAGTCTGCGGGAGGAGGAGCGCGCCTGCCAGGTGCTGGCCGCTGTGGGTGTCCACGCCCTCTGCCGCAGCTTTGACACGTTCGTGGAGCAGAAGCAGGGAATCAGCAACCTGGAGCTGCTCTACCAAGAGATCAGCCGGGCGGAGCGGGCCAAGCAGATCAAGCGCGAGCAGAAGAAgctgaagaagaagaagaagaaggacgAGAAGAAGAACATGTTGCACCGGCAGTGCGACGATACGGAGGCCAACGAGTCGGACGAGGAAGTGGATGATTTGGAGAAGGAGGAGATAGATCAGGAGGAGGAAGAGACTCAGGAACAGCATGTGGAGCTAAGCGATCTAGGGGCGGACGATGGCATTGTCATAGAGGCACCTCTCCCGGAGCCGGAACCTGAGCCCACGTCCAAGCCAACGAAATCGAAACCGAAGAAGCAAGCGAAGAAAAAGAAGCAGAAGCCAGCAGCCTCCCAGAAGGCCGGTAACCAGAAACAGATGCAGCCCACGGCAAGCATCCAACCGCTGGAAGATGATCAGGATCACCTGGACGTGGCCAGCTGCATTTCGTCGAGCGTCGCTAAGACGGACGCCGGCGAAAAGTGCGATGAGTGCCTGGCCCCTATGCCAAACTGCCCGTGCGAGCAGGATGTGCGCGATTCTGGTTACGGTAGCGATCCTACGTCCAGCGTTGTTTCGTCTCCGGAGGGATCGGAGGTGTCTTGCTCGGACGGGCTGTGTAATCATGATGGCCACGACGAGGACTCAGACGGCTTGGCGGCCCGAAACAGCTACGTCTCTGACCTGCTGCTTTACGGTCATCAGTCGCAGTTGGATCACAAATTTTCATTGTTGCAGATGTGG GACGACTTCGACGAATACGACGACAAAGACGAGGAGAGCTATTACATTCCCCAGGACGTGGTGCTGGCCTTTAAGTGCCACCGGGAGCAGGTGCAGCGTCAGCGGGAGCAGCTCCGCGCTACGCTGCGCGCCAACTTCGAGCGCCTGTGCCTGCAGCGCGGCGTGCAGACGCAGGTGCAGAAATCGAAGCGGGCGCCTTCTGCCCTGGCTGGCCATTAA
- the LOC108027209 gene encoding pre-mRNA 3' end processing protein WDR33, translated as MDVSQPPPQLLTAPSALATNFTSLPPPNMGGQHYRHYHPHHGSNKHYNQFKPFMPGGFQRPFGMSQDDFDGKRLRKSVMRKTVDYNASIIKALENRLFQRDHRDRLALQPDSIYVPHMLPPSAYLDNPSNAVTTRFVKTATNKMRCPIFTLAWTPEGRRLVTGASSGEFTLWNGLTFNFETILQAHDISVRTMVWSHNDSWMVTGDHGGYVKYWQSNMNNVKMYQAHKEAIRGISFSPTDSKFVSGSDDGTLRIWDFMRCQEERVLRGHGADVKCVHWHPHKGMIVSGSKDNQQPIKIWDPKSGIALATLHAHKSTVMDLKWNDNGNWLVTASRDHLLKLFDIRNLREEVQVFRGHKKEASSVSWHPIHEGLFCSGGSDGSILFWNVGTDKEIGCVETAHDSIVWTLAWHPLGHILCSGSNDHTIKFWTRNRPGDLMRDKYNLNTLPASLAALDECEYDDAIIPGMGPEDRVEFTESLTADKGFIPGLDLDPSRAVNDRDREKKVPYSKPIPRNFQVNWAGPRRADDPSVLSIHEELAAREAKDSTSGLNHQQISENTMEGILASGMLNGLDPQTIVGVLVYNRFIRVHPDSRLMAAIRQGTEFLNKYIDAGKLEELNDVVPVRDRSRSVSPTVEARGEVVSPPTKKSRFEPRQHNAQLVCVRELLQLKKPFLQSLVAAKAQQPNTEFVDEPPLEQSERERERERDGDRNRERDRGRERERDQSGGRPNPWASNAPWSNNGNSGGNGSNGFSNNGGDNFNDRERDLQKGGNNGGGGQRRRRGNNNSGGGGGGGGGGGGSGRNRGRNNNRRY; from the exons ATGGACGTGTCCCAGCCACCGCCGCAGCTTCTCACCGCGCCGTCGGCGCTGGCCACCAACTTCACATCGCTCCCGCCCCCCAACATGGGCGGCCAGCACTACCGGCACTACCATCCACACCATGGGTCCAACAAACACTACAACCAGTTCAAGCCGTTCATGCCTGGCGGCTTCCAACGACCCTTCGGGATGTCCCAGGACGACTTCGACGGCAAGCGGTTGCGCAAGAGTGTGATGCGAAAGACCGTCGACTACAACGCGTCCATCATTAAGGCGCTTGAG AACCGCCTGTTCCAACGAGATCATCGGGACCGCTTGGCCCTGCAGCCAGACAGCATTTACGTGCCACATATGCTGCCGCCTTCGGCTTACCTGGACAATCCCTCGAATGCAGTTACCACGAGGTTTGTGAAGACAGCTACTAACAAGATGCGCTGCCCCATTTTCACTTTGGCCTGGACCCCGGAGGGCAGGCGTTTGGTCACTGGAGCAAGTTCCGGCGAATTTACCCTCTGGAACGGCCTGACCTTTAATTTCGAGACCATTCTACAG GCCCACGACATTTCGGTGCGAACGATGGTGTGGTCGCACAACGACAGCTGGATGGTGACCGGCGATCATGGCGGCTACGTTAAGTACTGGCAGTCCAACATGAACAACGTGAAGATGTACCAGGCGCACAAGGAGGCAATTAGGGGAATAAG TTTCAGTCCCACGGACAGCAAGTTTGTCAGCGGCAGCGACGACGGAACCCTAAGGATATGGGACTTTATGCGGTGCCAGGAGGAGCGAGTTTTACGAG GCCACGGAGCAGACGTCAAGTGTGTCCACTGGCATCCCCACAAGGGAATGATCGTCAGCGGAAGTAAGGACAACCAGCAACCCATCAAAATCTGGGATCCGAAGAGCGGTATTGCCTTGGCCACGCT ACATGCCCACAAATCCACCGTGATGGATCTGAAGTGGAACGACAATGGCAACTGGCTGGTCACCGCGTCCAGGGATCACCTGCTCAAGCTCTTTGACATTCGCAACCTCCGGGAGGAGGTGCAGGTCTTCCGTGGCCACAAAAAGGAGGCCAGCTCTGTATCCTGGCATCCCATACACGAGGGTCTCTTTTGTTCTGGCGGCTCCGACGGATccattttgttctggaatgtcgg TACCGATAAGGAGATTGGCTGTGTAGAGACGGCACATGACAGCATTGTGTGGACCCTGGCCTGGCACCCGCTGGGTCACATTCTGTGCTCAGGCTCCAACGATCATACCATTAAGTTCTGGACGCGGAACAGGCCGGGCGATCTGATGAGAGACAAATACAATCTGAACACTTTGCCAGCCAGCTTGGCTGCTCTGGACGAGTGTGAATATG ACGATGCCATTATACCGGGAATGGGACCCGAAGACCGGGTCGAGTTCACGGAAAGTTTAACTGCCGACAAGGGCTTCATTCCTGGACTGGATTTGGATCCAAGCAGGGCTGTGAACGACCGCGACAGGGAGAAGAAGGTTCCCTATAGCAAACCCATTCCTCGTAACTTCCAGGTGAACTGGGCGGGTCCCCGGAGAGCGGACGATCCCAGCGTGCTTAGCATTCACGAGGAGCTGGCCGCCCGCGAGGCCAAGGACTCGACAAGCGGCCTGAATCACCAGCAGATCAGCGAAAACACAATGGAGGGAATCTTGGCTAGCGGCATGCTCAATGGCCTCGATCCTCAAACTATCGTCGGGGTGCTGGTGTACAACCGGTTTATTCGCGTGCATCCGGACTCTCGCCTGATGGCAGCTATTCGTCAGGGAACCGAGTTCCTGAACAAGTACATCGACGCCGGCAAGCTGGAGGAGCTCAATGACGTGGTCCCAGTAAGGGATCGTTCCAGATCCGTTTCGCCCACGGTGGAGGCACGTGGGGAGGTGGTTTCTCCACCCACCAAAAAGTCTCGCTTCGAGCCTCGACAGCATAACGCTCAACTGGTGTGTGTTCGAGAACTGCTGCAACTAAAGAAGCCCTTCCTGCAATCGCTGGTAGCGGCAAAAGCCCAGCAACCTAACACAGAGTTCGTGGACGAACCTCCTCTGGAGCAGAGCGAAAGGGAGCGCGAGCGGGAACGAGATGGTGACCGCAACAGGGAGAGGGATCGCGGCCGCGAACGGGAGAGAGACCAGTCAGGGGGCAGGCCCAATCCATGGGCTTCCAATGCCCCCTGGTCAAATAATGGCAATTCTGGAGGCAACGGATCCAATGGCTTCAGCAACAATGGCGGAGATAACTTTAACGATCGAGAACGGGACCTTCAAAAGGGCGGAAATAACGGAGGAGGTGGGCAACGCCGCCGTCGTGGCAACAATAATtccggcggaggcggaggaggtggaggaggcggtggcggtAGCGGAAGAAATCGCGGACGCAACAATAACAGGCGTTACTGA
- the LOC108027338 gene encoding mediator of RNA polymerase II transcription subunit 27: MDKLNSTLTAVKNLRSNVRQCFEHLADGTDGEGGEESRNKFVHDFQERFGAINSQLREVEQLINGLQVPPTPYSLGNTAYLAQETSQDRQALYPQLVNSYKWIDKVHDHSFLAFNNLNQNTLRRSYNYCSQKRQRMPFSSFNNDPDHIDKLLSEINTPPHTSYRIFRPFGTNAVAIVTISNVMKAAIVFKGVLIEWVTVKGFDEPLEHDDLWAESRYEVFRKVQEHAHSAMLHFFSPTLPDLAVKSYVTWLNSHIKLFLEPCKRCGKFVVNGLPPTWRDLRTLEPFHEECRNC, from the exons ATGGACAAGCTAAACTCGACTCTGACCGCTGTAAAGAACCTGCGGTCCAATGTGAGGCAGTGTTTCGAGCACCTGGCCGATGGAACCGATGGCGAGGGTGGCGAGGAGAGCCGGAATAAGTTTGTGCACGACTTCCAGGAGAGATTCGGAGCCATCAATTCGCAGCTGCG TGAGGTGGAGCAGCTGATAAATGGATTGCAGGTTCCCCCCACGCCCTACTCGCTGGGGAACACAGCCTATCTGGCGCAGGAGACTTCCCAGGACCGGCAGGCGCTGTACCCCCAGCTGGTGAACAGCTACAAGTGGATCGACAAGGTGCACGACCACAGCTTCCTGGCCTTCAACAATCTCAACCAGAACACGCTGCGGCGTTCCTACAACTACTGCTCCCAAAAGCGCCAGCGAATGCCCTTCTCCTCCTTCAATAATGATCCGGA CCACATAGACAAGCTACTGAGTGAGATCAACACCCCGCCGCACACATCGTACCGGATTTTCCGTCCCTTCGGCACAAACGCCGTCGCCATCGTGACCATCAGCAACGTGATGAAGGCGGCCATTGTGTTCAAAGGAGTGCTCATAGAGTGGGTGACTGTAAAGGGATTTGATGAGCCGCTGGAGCACGACGATCTGTGGGCGGAGTCGCGGTACGAGGTGTTCCGCAAGGTGCAGGAGCACGCCCACTCCGCCATGCTGCACTTCTTCTCGCCGACTCTGCCCGATTTGGCTGTGAAGAGCTATGTGACATGGCTCAACAGCCACATAAAGCTGTTCCTAGAGCCCTGTAAACGTTGCGGAAAGTTTGTGGTTAATGGATTGCCTCCAACTTGGCGGGACTTACGCACCCTCGAACCCTTCCACGAGGAGTGCCGCAACTgctaa
- the LOC108027307 gene encoding protein transport protein Sec23A isoform X1: protein MTTYEEFIQQNEDRDGVRLTWNVWPSSRIEASRLVVPLACLYQPLKERPDLPPIQYEPVLCTRSNCRAILNPLCQVDYRAKLWVCNFCFQRNPFPPQYAAISEQHQPAELIPGFSTIEYTITRAPTMPPVFIFLVDTCMDEEELDALKDSLQMSLSLLPPNALVGLITFGKMIQVHELGAEGCSKSYVFRGTKDLTAKQVQDMLGIGRGAAPGPQQQQQLPGQPAGAAAPVPPAHRFLQPIGQCDAALGDLLSELQRDPWPVPQGKRYLRSTGAALSIAVGLLECTYPNTGGRIMTFVGGPCSQGPGQVVDDELKHPIRSHHDIHKDNVRFMKKAIKHYDALALRAATNGHSVDIYSCALDQTGLLEMKQLCNSTGGHMVMGDSFNSSLFKQTFQRVFARDGRNDLKMAFNATLEVKCSRELKISGGIGSCVSLNVKSPSVSDVEIGMGNTVQWKLCTLNPSSTVAYFFEVVNQHAAPIPQGGRGCIQFITQYQHPSGQRRIRVTTLARNWADATSNVHHISAGFDQEAAAVLMARMVVYRAETDEGPDILRWVDRQLIRLCQKFGEYSKDDPNSFRLSQNFSLFPQFMYHLRRSQFLQVFNNSPDETTFYRHMLMREDLTQSLIMIQPILYSYSFNGPPEPVLLDTASIQADRILLMDTFFQILIYHGETIAQWRALKYQDMPEYENFKQLLQAPVDDAQEILQTRFPMPRYIDTEHGGSQARFLLSKVNPSQTHNNMYAYGQAPIGQVTDGGAPVLTDDVSLQLFMEHLKKLAVSTTT from the exons ATGACCACCTACGAGGAGTTCATCCAGCAGAACGAGGACCGCGACGGGGTGCGTCTGACGTGGAATGTGTGGCCCTCGAGTCGCATCGAAGCCAGTCGGCTGGTCGTGCCCCTTGCCTGTCTTTACCAACCGCTGAAGGAGCGCCCCGACCTACCGCCCATCCAATACGAGCCGGTCCTCTGCACCAGGAGCAACTGCAGGGCCATCCTAAACCCCCTGTGCCAGGTTGACTACCGGGCCAAGTTGTGGGTGTGCAACTTCTGCTTCCAGCGCAACCCG TTTCCCCCTCAATATGCGGCCATATCCGAGCAGCACCAGCCGGCGGAGTTGATTCCAGGATTCAGTACCATTGAGTACACCATCACCCGGGCGCCGACCATGCCGCCGGTCTTCATTTTCCTGGTGGACACCTGCATGGATGAGGAGGAGCTGGACGCCCTGAAGGACTCACTGCAAATGTCTCTGAGTCTGCTACCGCCCAATGCGCTCGTGGGTCTGATAACCTTTGGCAAAATGATACAGGTGCACGAGCTGGGCGCCGAGGGCTGCTCCAAGAGCTATGTGTTCCGCGGCACCAAGGATCTGACCGCCAAGCAGGTCCAGGACATGCTCGGAATAGGGCGCGGGGCGGCTCCGGGaccgcagcaacagcagcagctgcccGGCCAGCCGGCTGGAGCTGCGGCCCCTGTGCCGCCCGCTCATCGGTTCCTGCAGCCGATCGGCCAGTGCGACGCGGCTCTGGGCGATCTGCTCAGTGAGCTGCAGCGCGACCCATGGCCGGTGCCGCAGGGCAAGCGCTACCTGCGCTCCACGGGCGCCGCACTGTCGATTGCGGTGGGTCTGTTGGAGTGCACCTACCCGAACACGGGAGGTCGCATCATGACATTCGTGGGTGGTCCTTGCTCCCAGGGCCCCGGCCAGGTGGTCGACGACGAGCTGAAGCACCCGATCCGTTCGCATCACGACATCCACAAGGACAATGTGCGGTTCATGAAAAAGGCCATCAAGCACTACGACGCCTTGGCCCTGAGGGCTGCCACCAATGGGCATAGTGTCGACATATACTCTTGCGCCCTGGATCAAACCGGCTTGCTGGAAATGAAGCAGCTGTGCAACTCAACTGGCGGCCACATGGTCATGGGAGACTCGTTCAACTCATCGCTCTTCAAGCAAACATTCCAACGCGTTTTCGCACGTGATGGCCGCAACGATTTGAAGATGGCTTTCAATGCCACGCTGGAGGTGAAGTGCTCGCGCGAGCTGAAGATCTCCGGTGGGATCGGCTCGTGTGTGTCGCTGAATGTGAAGAGCCCGTCGGTGTCGGATGTGGAGATCGGCATGGGCAATACGGTGCAGTGGAAGCTGTGCACGCTGAATCCCAGCTCCACGGTGGCCTACTTCTTTGAGGTAGTCAACCAGCATGCAGCCCCCATTCCGCAGGGCGGCCGTGGCTGCATACAGTTCATTACACAGTACCAGCACCCAAGTGGCCAGCGGCGAATCCGAGTCACCACGCTGGCTAGAAA CTGGGCAGATGCCACCTCGAACGTACACCACATCAGCGCCGGCTTTGACCAGGAGGCTGCCGCCGTGCTGATGGCCCGGATGGTAGTCTACCGTGCGGAGACGGACGAAGGACCAGACATTCTGCGCTGGGTCGATCGTCAGCTGATTCGCCTG TGCCAAAAGTTCGGCGAGTACTcgaaggacgaccccaacagctTCCGGCTGTCGCAGAACTTCAGCCTGTTCCCGCAATTCATGTACCACCTTCGCCGCTCGCAGTTCCTGCAGGTCTTCAACAACTCGCCCGACGAGACCACATTCTACCGACACATGCTGATGCGCGAGGACCTCACCCAATCGCTGATCATGATCCAGCCGATCCTCTACAGCTACTCGTTCAATGGCCCACCGGAGCCGGTCCTCCTCGACACGGCTTCGATCCAGGCGGATCGCATCCTGCTGATGGACACGTTCTTCCAGATCCTGATCTATCACGGCGAGACAATCGCCCAGTGGCGGGCCCTCAAGTACCAGGACATGCCTGAGTATGAAAACTTCAAGCAGCTTCTTCAAGCGCCGGTAGACGATGCCCAGGAAATCCTCCAGACCCGCTTCCCCATGCCCCGCTACATCGACACGGAGCACGGTGGATCCCAGGCCCGCTTCCTGCTCTCCAAGGTCAATCCTTCGCAGACGCACAACAACATGTACGCCTACGGACAG GCGCCTATTGGTCAAGTCACG GATGGCGGTGCTCCAGTTCTCACGGATGACGTCTCGCTGCAGCTGTTCATGGAGCACCTTAAGAAGCTGGCCGTGTCCACCACCACATAA